Genomic window (Drosophila ananassae strain 14024-0371.13 chromosome 3L, ASM1763931v2, whole genome shotgun sequence):
TCAGCACGATCGAGTACATAGACGAGGAACAGATGCACGAGTCTGTGCCCTCGGTGATAGAGATTCTGGCTGCCATGGCCTTGGGACCAATGCTGGCAGTTCCGGCCTCGGAACAGCCCGGCGCCATGACCCCCAGCGAAATGCATACGCTCAAGGAGCTCAGCGACTTGGCCCTCGCCGAGATTAACGCTCGCACAATGGAGCTGGCACACCACTCCCTGGATATTATCGAGGAGGAGAACACCGAACCAGTAGAAACAGATGTCACTAATCATATTTTAGAGCCTTCTGCACAAATTTCTGCGAAAGATACTGAAAACCTTGGAAATGATAATCCTATGATAACAAAAAATGATGATGAAAAAGATCCTTCTCCCGAATCTACCGCAGAAACTTCCACATCTCCTCTTACTAAGAATAATCCTGCTCCAGAATCTACAGAAATAGCAGCTGAAACACCTACTGCGACAAATCCTGCAGAACTAGCTGTGACTACATCTGTTCCTGAATTCATAAAAGTTGAAGCTGCAGCACCAGCAGAAACAATCCCAGCTCCTGTGGAAGCTCCAGTGGATaatcctgttccagaaatcgctGCAGTAGAAACTACAGCACCGGCGGAAACAATCCTAGCTCCTGTAGAAGCTCCAGTGGATaatcctgttccagaaatcgctGCAGTAGAAACAACCCCAGCTCCTGTGGAAGCTGCAGTGGATagtcctgttccagaaatcgcCGCAGTAGAAGCTGCAGCACCGCCGGAAACAATCCCAGCTCCTGTGGAACCACCAGTGGATaatcctgttccagaaatcgctGCAGTAGAAACTACAGCACCGGCGGAAACAATCCCAGCTCCTGTGGCAGCTCCAGTAGATaatcctgttccagaaatcgctGCAGTAGGAGCTGCAGCACCGCCGGAAACAGTCCCAGCTCCTGTGGAAGCTCCAGTGGATagtcctgttccagaaatcgctGCAGTAGAAGCTGCAGCACCGCCGGAAACAATCCCAGTTCCTGTGGAACCACCAGTGGATaatcctgttccagaaatcgctGCAGTAGAAACAATCCCAGCTCCTGTGGAAGCTCCAGTGGATagtcctgttccagaaatcgctGCAGTAGAAGCTGCAGCACCAACAGAAACAATCCCAGCTCCAGTGGAAGCTCCATTGGATaatcctgttccagaaatcgctGCAGTAGAAGCTGCAGCACCAACAGAAACAATTCCAGCTCCAGTGGATaatcctgttccagaaatcgctGCAGTAGAAGCTGCAGCTCTGCCGGAAACAGTCCCAGCTCCTGTGGAAGCTCTAGTGGATagtcctgttccagaaatcgctGCAGTAGAAGCTGCAGCACCAGCAGAAACAATCACAGCTCCAGTGGAAGCTCCAGTGGATagtcctgttccagaaatcgctGCAGTTAAAACTACAGCACCAGCGGAAACAATCCCAGCTCCTGTGGAAGCTCCAATGGATaatcctgttccagaaatcgctGCAGTAGAAACAATCCCAGCTCCTGTGGAAGCTCCAGTGGATagtcctgttccagaaatcgctGCAGTAGAAGCTGCAGCACCAACAGAAACAATCCCAGCTCCTGTGGAAGCACCAGTGGATaatcctgttccagaaatcgctGCAGTAGAAACTACAGCACCGGCGGAAACAATCCCAGCTCCTGTGGCAGCTCCAGTAGATaatcctgttccagaaatcgctGCAGTAGGAGCTGCAGCACCGCCGGAAACAGTCCCAGCTCCTGTGGAAGCTCCAGTGGATagtcctgttccagaaatcgctGCAGTAGAAGCTGCAGCACCGCCGGAAACAATCCCAGTTCCTGTGGAACCACCAGTGGATaatcctgttccagaaatcgctGCAGTAGAAACAATCCCAGCTCCTGTGGAAGCTCCAGTGGATagtcctgttccagaaatcgctGCAGTAGAAGCTGCAGCACCAACAGAAACAATCCCAGCTCCAGTGGAAGCTCCATTGGATaatcctgttccagaaatcgctGCAGTAGAAGCTGCAGCACCAACAGAAACAATTCCAGCTCCAGTGGATaatcctgttccagaaatcgctGCAGTAGAAACTACAGCACCGGCGGAAACAATCCCATCTCCAGTGGATaatcctgttccagaaatcgctGCAGTAGAAGCTGCAGCACCAACAGAAACAATCCCAGCTCCAGTGGATaatcctgttccagaaatcgctGCAGTAGAAACTACAGCACCGCCGGAAACAATCCCAGCTCCTGTGGAAGCTCCAGATGATagtcctgttccagaaatcgctGCAGTAGAAACTACAGCACCAGCGGAAACAATCCCAGCTCCTGTGGAAGCTCCAATGGATaatcctgttccagaaatcgctGCAGTAGAAACAATCCCAGCTCCTGTGGAAGCTCCAGTGGATagtcctgttccagaaatcgctGCAGTAGCAGCTGCAGCACCAACAGAAACAATCCCAGCTCCAGTGGATAATActgttccagaaatcgctGCAGTAGAAACTACAGCACCGGCTGAAACAATCCCAGCTCCTGTGGAAGCTCCATTGGATaatcctgttccagaaatcgctGCAGTAGAAGCTGCAGCACCAACAGAAACAATCCCAGCTCCAGTGGATaatcctgttccagaaatcgctGCAGTAGAAATTACAGCACCGGCTGAAACAATCCCAGCTCCTGTGGAAGCTCCAGTGGATagtcctgttccagaaatcgctGCAGTAGAAGCTGCAGTACCAGCAGAAACAATCTCAGCTCCTGTGGAACCACCAGTGGATaatcctgttccagaaatcgctGCAGTAGAAGCTGCAGCACCGCCGGAAGCAATCCCAGCTCCTGTGGAACCACCAGTGGATaatcctgttccagaaatcgctGCAGTAGAAGCTGCAGCACCAGCAGAAACAATCCCAGCTCCAGTGGAAGCTCCACTGGATaatcctgttccagaaatcgctGCAGTAGAAGCTGCAGCACCGCCGGAAACAATCCCAGCTCCTGTGGAACCACCAGTGGATaatcctgttccagaaatcgctGCAGTAGAAGCTGCAGCACCGCCGGAAACAATCCCAGCTCCTGTGGAACCACCAGTGGATaatcctgttccagaaatcgctGCAGTAGAAGCTGCAGCACCAGCAGAAACAATCCCAGCTCCAGTGGAAGCTCCATTGGATaatcctgttccagaaatcgctGCAGTAGAAACAATCCCAGCTCCAGTGGAAGCTCCATTGGATaatcctgttccagaaatcgctGCAGTAGAAGCTGCAGCACCAACAGAAACAATCCCAGCTCCAGTGGATaatcctgttccagaaatcgctGCAGTAGAAACTACAGCACCGCCGGAAACAATCCCAGCTCCTGTGGAAGCTCCAGATGATagtcctgttccagaaatcgctGCAGTAGAAACTACAGCACCAGCGGAAACAATCCCAGCACCTGTGGAAGCTCCAATGGATaatcctgttccagaaatcgctGCAGTAGAAACAATCCCAGCTCCTGTGGAAGCTCCAGTGGATagtcctgttccagaaatcgctGCAGTAGAAGCTGCAGCACCAACAGAAACAATCCCACCTCCAGTGGATaatcctgttccagaaatcgctGCAGTAGAAACTACAGCACCGGCTGAAACAATCCCGGCTCCTGTGGAAGCTCCAGTGAATagtcctgttccagaaatcgctGCAGTAGAAACTACAGCACCGACTGAAACAATCCCAGCTCCTGTGGAACCACCAGTGGATaatcctgttccagaaatcgctGCAGTAGAAGCTGCAGCACCGCCGGAAACAATCCCAGCTCCTGTGGAAGCTCCAGTGGATaatcctgttccagaaatcgctGCAGTAGAAGCTGCAGCACCGCCGGAAACAATCCCAGCTCCTGTGGAAGCTCCAGTGGATAATCCTGTTCCAGAAGTCGCTGCAGTAGAAACAATCCCAGCTCCTGTGGAAGCTCCAGTGGAATATACTGTTCCAGATCTCGCCGCAGTAGAAGCTGCAGCACCGCCGGAAACAATCCCAGCTCCTGTGGAAGCTCCAGTGAATagtcctgttccagaaatcggTGCAGTAGAAACAATCCCAGCTCCTGTGGAAGCTCCAGTGGATAATCCTGTTCCAGAAGTAGCTGCAGTAGAAGCTGCAGCACCAGCAGAAACAATCCCAGCTTCAGTGGAAGCTCCAGTGGATAATCCTGTTCCAAAAATCGCTGCAGTAGAAACAATCCCAGCTCCAGTGGAAGCTCCAGTGGATaatcctgttccagaaatcgctGCAGTAGAAATTACAGCACCGGCGGAAACAATTCCAGCTCCTGTGGAAGCTCCAGTGGATagtcctgttccagaaatcgctGCAGTAGAAACAATCCCAGCTCCTGTGGAAGCTCCAGTGGATAATCCTGTTCCAGAAGTATCTGCAGTAGAAGCTGCAGCACCAGCAGAAACGATCCCAGCTCCTGTGGAAGCACCAGTGGATaatcctgttccagaaatcgctGCAGTAGAAGCTGCAGCACCGCCGGAAACAATCCCAGTTCCTGTGGAACCACCAGTGGATaatcctgttccagaaatcgctGCAGTAGAAGCTGCAGCACCGCCGGAAACAATCCCAGCTCCTGTGGAAGCACCAGTGGATaatcctgttccagaaatcgctGCAGTAGAAGCTGCAGCACCAGCAGAAACAATCCCAGCTCCTGTGGAAGCTCCAGTGGATagtcctgttccagaaatcgctGCAGTAGAAGCTGCAGCACCAGCAGAAACAATCCCAGCTCCTGTGGAAGCTCCAGTGGATagtcctgttccagaaatcgctGCAGTAGAAACAATCCCAGCTCCTGTGGAAGCTCCAGTGGATagtcctgttccagaaatcgctGCAGTAGAAACAATCCCAGTTCCTGTGGAACCACCAGTGGATaatcctgttccagaaatcgctGCAGTAGAAGCTGCAGCACCGCCGGAAACAATCCCAGCTCCTGTGGAAGCACCAGTGGATaatcctgttccagaaatcgctGCAGTAGGAGCTGCAGCACCAGCAGAAACAATCCCAGCTCCAGTGGAAGCTCCATTGGATaatcctgttccagaaatcgctGCAGTAGGAGCTGCAGCACCAGCAGAAACAATCCCAGCTCCAGTGGAAGCTCCATTGGATaatcctgttccagaaatcgctACAGTAGAAACAATCCCAGCTCCTGTGGAACCACCAGTGGATaatcctgttccagaaatcgctGCAGTAGAAGCTGCAGCACCAGCAGAAACAATCCCAGCTCCAGTGGAAGCTCCAGTGGATagtcctgttccagaaatcgctGCAGTAGAAGCTGCAGCACCAGCAGAAACAATCCCAGCTCCTGTGGAAGCTCCAGTGGATagtcctgttccagaaatcgctGCAGTAGAAACAATCCTAGCTCCTGTGGAAGCTCCAGTGGATaatcctgttccagaaatcgctGCAGTAGAAACTACAGCACCGCCGGAAACAATCCCTGCTCCTGTTGAACCACCAGTGGATaatcctgttccagaaatcgctGCAGTAGAAACAATCCCAGCTCCTGTGAAAGCTCCAGTGGATaatcctgttccagaaatcgctTCAGTAGAAACTACAGCACCGGCGGAAACAATCCCAGCTCCTGTGGAAGCTCCAGTGGATaatcctgttccagaaatcgctGCAGTAGAAGCTGCAGCACCGCCGGAAACAATCCCAGTTCCTGTGGAACCACCAGTGGATaatcctgttccagaaatcgctGCAGTAGAAGCTGCAGCACCGCCGGAAACAATCCCAGCTCCTGTGGAAGCACCAGTGGATaatcctgttccagaaatcgctGCAGTAGAAGCTGCAGCACCAGCAGAAACAATCCCAGCTCCTGTGGAAGCTCCAGTGGATagtcctgttccagaaatcgctGCAGTAGGAGCTGCAGCACCAGCAGAAACAATCCCAGCTCCAGTGGAAGCTCCATTGGATaatcctgttccagaaatcgctGCAGTAGGAGCTGCAGCACCAGCAGAAACAATCCCAGCTCCAGTGGAAGCTCCATTGGATaatcctgttccagaaatcgctACAGTAGAAACAATCCCAGCTCCTGTGGAACCACCAGTGGATaatcctgttccagaaatcgctGCAGTAGAAGCTGCAGCACCAGCAGAAACAATCCCAGCTCCAGTGGAAGCTCCAGTGGATagtcctgttccagaaatcgctGCAGTAGAAGCTGCAGCACCAGCAGAAACAATCCCAGCTCCTGTGGAAGCTCCAGTGGATagtcctgttccagaaatcgctGCAGTAGAAACAATCCCAGCTCCTGTGGAAGCTCCAGTGGATaatcctgttccagaaatcgctGCAGTAGAAACTACAGCACCGCCGGAAACAATCCCTGCTCCTGTTGAACCACCAGTGGATaatcctgttccagaaatcgctGCAGTAGAAACAATCCCAGCTCCTGTGAAAGCTCCAGTGGATaatcctgttccagaaatcgctTCAGTAGAAACTACAGCACCGGCGGAAACAATCCCAGCTCCTGTGGAAGCTCCAGTGGATaatcctgttccagaaatcgctGCAGTAGAAGCTGGAGCACCGCCGAAAACAATCCCAGCTCCTGTGGAAGCTCCAGTGGATagtcctgttccagaaatcgctGCAGTAGAAACAATCCCAGCTCCTGTGGAACCACCAGTGGATaatcctgttccagaaatcgctGCAGTAGAAGCTGCAGCACCAGCAGAAACAATCCCAGCTCCAGTGGAAGCTCCAGTGGATagtcctgttccagaaatcgctGCAGTAGAAGCTGCAGCACCAGCAGAAACAATCCCAGCTCCTGTGGAAGCTCCAGTGGATAGTTctgttccagaaatcgctGCAGTAGAAACAATCCCAGCTCCTGTGGAAGCTCCAGTGGATAATCCTGTTCCAGAAGTAGCTGCAGTAGAAGCTGCAGCACCGGCGGAAACAATCCCAGCTCCTGTGGAAGCTCCAGTGGATaatcctgttccagaaatcgctGCAGTAGAAACTACAGCACCGCCGGAAACAATCCCAGCTCCTGTTGAACCACCAGTGGATAATCCTGTTCCAAAAATCGCTGCAGTAGAAACAATCCCAGCTCCTGTGGAAGCTCCAGTGGATaatcctgttccagaaatcgctTCAGTAGAAACTACAGCACCGGCGGAAACAATCCCAGCTCCTGTGGAAGCTCCAGTGGATaatcctgttccagaaatcgctGCAGTAGAAGCTGGAGCACCGCCGAAAACAATCCCAGCTCCTGTGGAAGCTCCAGTGGATagtcctgttccagaaatcgctGCAGTAGAAACAATCCCAGCTCCTGTGGAACCACCAGTGGATaatcctgttccagaaatcgctGCAGTAGAAGCTGCAGCACCAGCAGAAACAATCCCAGCTCCAGTGGAAGCTCCAGTGGATagtcctgttccagaaatcgctGCAGTAGAAGCTGCAGCACCAGCAGAAACAATCCCAGCTCCTGTGGAAGCTCCAGTGGATagtcctgttccagaaatcgctGCAGTAGAAACAATCCCAGCTCCTGTGGAAGCTCCAGTGGATAATCCTGTTCCAGAAGTAGCTGCAGTAGAAGCTGCAGCACCGGCGGAAACAATCCCAGCTCCTGTGGAAGCTCCAGTGGATaatcctgttccagaaatcgctGCAGTAGAAACTACAGCACCGCCGGAAACAATCCCAGCTCCTGTTGAACCACCAGTGGATaatcctgttccagaaatcgctGCAGTAGAAACAATCCCAGCTCCTGTGGAAGCTCCAGTGGATaatcctgttccagaaatcgctTCAGTAGAAACTACAGCACCGGCGGAAACAATCCCAGCTCCTGTGGAAGCTCCAGTGGATaatcctgttccagaaatcgctGCAGTAGAAGCTGCAGCACCGCCGGAAACAATCCCAGCTCCTGTGGAAGCTCCAGTGGATagtcctgttccagaaatcgctGCAGTAGAAGCTCCAGCACCGGCGGAAACAATCCTAGCTCCTGTGGAACCACCAGGGGATAATCCTGTTCCACAAATCGCTGCAGTAGAAGGTCCAGCACCAGCGGAAACAATTCCAAAGCCTGTGGAGGCACCCGCGGAACCAATCTCATCTCCTGTGGAAGCACCAGTGGATATTCCAGTTCCAGAAATCGCTGCACAAGAATCCGTCGCACCAGCGGAAACGATCCCAACTCCTGCGAAAGCTCCTGTGCATAGTCCTGCTTCAGAAATCTCCTCTGCAGTAGGTACTTCGGAAGCCGCCGAAACAATTTCATCTCTTGCTGTGGAATCTTCTCTGGATAATCTTCCTCTGGAACCTGGCACAGTCGATTCTGCGGCCTTGAAGTCATCTGCAGATGACCATAATATTCTACAGACTGAACTGTTGGATTCAGCTCAAGGAAGTGGGGCCTCAGAATCCACCAAGGGTGATGCTTCCATGATAGGTAAAGCATCTCAAAAGTGCCTGCGGAGACAGCCGAACATAACCGACACAATACCGAGCGAAGGAAACTTGTCCTTGAAATCCGATCCTGTGAACCTCCTGGGCACCATTTGCAAGTTTTACATAAAAGACAAACGACTGTTGGCAACGATCGAACGAAGACGTCGCCGGGCTTTGATCATGCACAAGTACCTGAGTTCCTTTGACTCCATGGATGATTCCATAGAGGATGTTGGCTGCGATAGCCATCCAAGCTTATTCCAAGAACTAAATGAAGATGGCTCAGAGCCCCAAGTAGAGATGATTCCGCCAACTGGCAGGGTAGAAACTCCACCACCTGAAGTTGATATAGAAGATGCAGTAGCTACAAGTAAGACTGAATGTGTAGAGGAATCAGATCATTCAGAAAGTTTGATAGAAATTCCGAAATTTGATAATTTTGAAACAGTTAAGACTGAAACACATTTTGTAGATGAGGTCAGTACAGAAGTTGCTAGTTTGATGGGCCAGCAGGAATCTCCTGTGAAAACTTTAGACGATAGAGTTCCAGTTAGTGACAGCTTAGCGACCATCCTTCGATGGGATAGGGCCAGTCAAACATCCTGCGATATGGCAGATGAGCTCGATAGAGACACAGAGTCCTTCATTGCGGTTAGTCTCGGTGAAATCACCTATAACTTTATCAACGACATTCTCTTCTCAGATCAATTGAGTACAGAGTCGAATCACAGCGACGAAAGTGAGCCCTCCACGGCCTGTGAGACGTTCAACGGCGAGGCCGACTCCGAGCAGGACTTTGTTAGCGAAAGGGTCTTAGTCCTGGACGAGCATCGATCCCCGAGTACTAACACAAACTCTAATCGCACCTCGCACGCCAACTTGCATCTAACTCTAACCAAAACTAACACCTCCCATTCGGCCAGTAGACGCACTAACGGAAAACTAACAAATGGTTCCCTGAGATGGTCCAGCAAATCGGTCAATGACATTGGCAGTGAACTAACCAACGGTGGTCCGAAGGTTGCGCAACCGGACGATGTTGCCGATGACGATGTTGTACTGTTGCGGCGCTTTGTGCCAGGTAACCCAGGGTTAAGGCCATAACTGTCATCACTCGGTGTTTGTTGTAACTTGATTCCTTGATTCCTTAGCCTGGCTTCACTGTCTCttctatgtgtgtgtttttgtgtttcGCCCAATAGTCAAGTGGGTCGACTAAAGTATTAACCAATAATAAAAGCGAAGAGTAATCTTTAAAAGAACATTcctttatttcaaaaatatttatttaaatacccAAGAGAAtgtaaattaatattattgtaactgaaaattgaaataaagGATATGGTTTTAAACTTAAAGCAGTTTCGATAAGAGGGGGATCGCTTTTCGATTTTCAACTTACTCGACCCACTCTCCGCTTCACGTCCTTGGAATTAAATCAAATCTAAAATATGTTTCTAGGTTCCATTGCGGAGCGGGAAGTGAAAAAGTGGTACAATGCCGTCGAGATGCCAAATAATCCATACGCACCGGAGGCCCTGAAGCAGCGCATCAGTGGCACCCAGGAGCGGTACATGGATGTGCCGAACATCAGTCCCAGTGCCGAGCAGAAAGCTCTGGCATCGGCTCTAACGGAAAGCACTGACTCTGCCTCCCCACAAACTGATTACAAGCGGTAACTTTCTTCCTTAACGTGTCCTTTCTGTTTTCTCTATAATATTCTTAACCCATAGCTATAGTCGCGATTACTATATCAACGATGCCCCCAATGGCACTCCTGGAAGTGTAAGGACTAATGCCACTGCAAGTGCATCCATCAATTCTGAGGATGCTGAGGACATTGTGATCAACGAGGTAAATCAAGAACCAGAACCACTTCCACCAACGCATGGCCAACGCATTTCAAGTAGCGCTCAGAGTAACGTTGCCGACCTCTCTCATTGGACACTATCCACGCCAGTGCGCCGTAGCAGTTCGCTTAAGTTCATTAACAGCCGCCCCGCCCACTCCCACACCCACTCCCACTCGCCGTCCCTATCCCCCACCCCGTACGCCAGCGCCTCATTAGCCTACGATCGGTCAGCTCACCTCGAACGTCCTTCCACATCGGCGTCCCATTACCGAGAATCGAGTCTAGGAATAGGAGACGACGATCATGACTTCGACGTGAGATCACATCGCTCCTGGCGCAGCAGCTACAGCTCCCTGCCCAAGCGGCACACCCAGTCCACCCTGAGTCTGCACAGCAGCGGTAGCGGGGTGTCCTTCGGCTCGTCCGCTTCGAAGAGGCGCCTGGCTGCCGGAGGTCCTTCCGCCGGTGTTCTCACTCAATTCGAGAAGCAGCTACTGCACAAGGACCTTAAGCGGAACAGCTTCCGGGCTGTGTCCACCACTTCAAAGGATTTCGTAATGAATCCGCTGTTCGAGAGCGAGCCCATCCAGGCGGGAAAGCTGG
Coding sequences:
- the LOC6496030 gene encoding titin isoform X3 produces the protein MAGEVPATATPSPVARNINNNDNNNNSDSSHSSKESSPVQQQLNSSVDSGIAVLEAETPTLRRRQRLQQCQRILQVLQRDRLTHQQLRDRLSKLANKKWTKEETREDQNCNVCCADLDLSSAKNYVTCCTCGKSVCRGLKCADWRPKDAKWECQLCQNSKESLAHTSSWVAEQMSFNQHKFVYPMRARSEVYIPIAGDGNDSSMQFESVSQVGQANNLDERAKIREYVEQIVAEMLGGNLDQIKVGQLSKSENYLQLFDKFHAKLSNLLINLENGLCARALKGDLPAIVNGYNNSSNGNTTNNNNNNNELADISQTRLRSLIETIIAETLRSSSLSASGAVSEISLDTRSHVSELANGNGLKRRHRTEHYFEPKIYQDLLATAVLNKIADKEGNTRLLAESTPDLSGHHIDENFNAEALSTTSGSSIEPRSDSSLTDHEIVLDNGKSQSLQAELERESVLSDYIAAHMVPLPDFSASVTESEDDVGSISSSMIADGTWEDNWLFKKKRSSATPSSIGMLVPAPKENVRAQIGDKTADEVSDLSEMGSDAEDSSLDLMRCNELNDRLLSKHLIGGQNTKLVLDELVDRTSLISHTLPEEHEPAFTETTNVLLVETTGVAPPVSPPPPPPMVFQDDSVTEEPVPAPIAAQADSEEPASLDGCTGFSTIEYIDEEQMHESVPSVIEILAAMALGPMLAVPASEQPGAMTPSEMHTLKELSDLALAEINARTMELAHHSLDIIEEENTEPVETDVTNHILEPSAQISAKDTENLGNDNPMITKNDDEKDPSPESTAETSTSPLTKNNPAPESTEIAAETPTATNPAELAVTTSVPEFIKVEAAAPAETIPAPVEAPVDNPVPEIAAVETTAPAETILAPVEAPVDNPVPEIAAVETTPAPVEAAVDSPVPEIAAVEAAAPPETIPAPVEPPVDNPVPEIAAVETTAPAETIPAPVAAPVDNPVPEIAAVGAAAPPETVPAPVEAPVDSPVPEIAAVEAAAPPETIPVPVEPPVDNPVPEIAAVETIPAPVEAPVDSPVPEIAAVEAAAPTETIPAPVEAPLDNPVPEIAAVEAAAPTETIPAPVDNPVPEIAAVEAAALPETVPAPVEALVDSPVPEIAAVEAAAPAETITAPVEAPVDSPVPEIAAVKTTAPAETIPAPVEAPMDNPVPEIAAVETIPAPVEAPVDSPVPEIAAVEAAAPTETIPAPVEAPVDNPVPEIAAVETTAPAETIPAPVAAPVDNPVPEIAAVGAAAPPETVPAPVEAPVDSPVPEIAAVEAAAPPETIPVPVEPPVDNPVPEIAAVETIPAPVEAPVDSPVPEIAAVEAAAPTETIPAPVEAPLDNPVPEIAAVEAAAPTETIPAPVDNPVPEIAAVETTAPAETIPSPVDNPVPEIAAVEAAAPTETIPAPVDNPVPEIAAVETTAPPETIPAPVEAPDDSPVPEIAAVETTAPAETIPAPVEAPMDNPVPEIAAVETIPAPVEAPVDSPVPEIAAVAAAAPTETIPAPVDNTVPEIAAVETTAPAETIPAPVEAPLDNPVPEIAAVEAAAPTETIPAPVDNPVPEIAAVEITAPAETIPAPVEAPVDSPVPEIAAVEAAVPAETISAPVEPPVDNPVPEIAAVEAAAPPEAIPAPVEPPVDNPVPEIAAVEAAAPAETIPAPVEAPLDNPVPEIAAVEAAAPPETIPAPVEPPVDNPVPEIAAVEAAAPPETIPAPVEPPVDNPVPEIAAVEAAAPAETIPAPVEAPLDNPVPEIAAVETIPAPVEAPLDNPVPEIAAVEAAAPTETIPAPVDNPVPEIAAVETTAPPETIPAPVEAPDDSPVPEIAAVETTAPAETIPAPVEAPMDNPVPEIAAVETIPAPVEAPVDSPVPEIAAVEAAAPTETIPPPVDNPVPEIAAVETTAPAETIPAPVEAPVNSPVPEIAAVETTAPTETIPAPVEPPVDNPVPEIAAVEAAAPPETIPAPVEAPVDNPVPEIAAVEAAAPPETIPAPVEAPVDNPVPEVAAVETIPAPVEAPVEYTVPDLAAVEAAAPPETIPAPVEAPVNSPVPEIGAVETIPAPVEAPVDNPVPEVAAVEAAAPAETIPASVEAPVDNPVPKIAAVETIPAPVEAPVDNPVPEIAAVEITAPAETIPAPVEAPVDSPVPEIAAVETIPAPVEAPVDNPVPEVSAVEAAAPAETIPAPVEAPVDNPVPEIAAVEAAAPPETIPVPVEPPVDNPVPEIAAVEAAAPPETIPAPVEAPVDNPVPEIAAVEAAAPAETIPAPVEAPVDSPVPEIAAVEAAAPAETIPAPVEAPVDSPVPEIAAVETIPAPVEAPVDSPVPEIAAVETIPVPVEPPVDNPVPEIAAVEAAAPPETIPAPVEAPVDNPVPEIAAVGAAAPAETIPAPVEAPLDNPVPEIAAVGAAAPAETIPAPVEAPLDNPVPEIATVETIPAPVEPPVDNPVPEIAAVEAAAPAETIPAPVEAPVDSPVPEIAAVEAAAPAETIPAPVEAPVDSPVPEIAAVETILAPVEAPVDNPVPEIAAVETTAPPETIPAPVEPPVDNPVPEIAAVETIPAPVKAPVDNPVPEIASVETTAPAETIPAPVEAPVDNPVPEIAAVEAAAPPETIPVPVEPPVDNPVPEIAAVEAAAPPETIPAPVEAPVDNPVPEIAAVEAAAPAETIPAPVEAPVDSPVPEIAAVGAAAPAETIPAPVEAPLDNPVPEIATVETIPAPVEPPVDNPVPEIAAVEAAAPAETIPAPVEAPVDSPVPEIAAVEAAAPAETIPAPVEAPVDSPVPEIAAVETIPAPVEAPVDNPVPEIAAVETTAPPETIPAPVEPPVDNPVPEIAAVETIPAPVKAPVDNPVPEIASVETTAPAETIPAPVEAPVDNPVPEIAAVEAGAPPKTIPAPVEAPVDSPVPEIAAVETIPAPVEPPVDNPVPEIAAVEAAAPAETIPAPVEAPVDSPVPEIAAVEAAAPAETIPAPVEAPVDSSVPEIAAVETIPAPVEAPVDNPVPEVAAVEAAAPAETIPAPVEAPVDNPVPEIAAVETTAPPETIPAPVEPPVDNPVPKIAAVETIPAPVEAPVDNPVPEIASVETTAPAETIPAPVEAPVDNPVPEIAAVEAGAPPKTIPAPVEAPVDSPVPEIAAVETIPAPVEPPVDNPVPEIAAVEAAAPAETIPAPVEAPVDSPVPEIAAVEAAAPAETIPAPVEAPVDSPVPEIAAVETIPAPVEAPVDNPVPEVAAVEAAAPAETIPAPVEAPVDNPVPEIAAVETTAPPETIPAPVEPPVDNPVPEIAAVETIPAPVEAPVDNPVPEIASVETTAPAETIPAPVEAPVDNPVPEIAAVEAAAPPETIPAPVEAPVDSPVPEIAAVEAPAPAETILAPVEPPGDNPVPQIAAVEGPAPAETIPKPVEAPAEPISSPVEAPVDIPVPEIAAQESVAPAETIPTPAKAPVHSPASEISSAVGTSEAAETISSLAVESSLDNLPLEPGTVDSAALKSSADDHNILQTELLDSAQGSGASESTKGDASMIGSIAEREVKKWYNAVEMPNNPYAPEALKQRISGTQERYMDVPNISPSAEQKALASALTESTDSASPQTDYKRYSRDYYINDAPNGTPGSVRTNATASASINSEDAEDIVINEAQTANVAVTEQEQSEESVFKALPVQVLDESLETQSNPSLYSVQTTNTTTSDESDTVRIYDFNKQETTVIRATPAEQQPSTSTTSSMESAQSAPASVSSIDSSVSKKRERPVVLQFGPGDSAPTVGSPVSTPTRGSTPPAFRFLQPKRKLIDPSQVLSVDEDDEPDQPKTPAAEKPVIEDEVAHAMPSVKALAQAFLLTSKHTQYERRWRAKVRIAAPPDTPDKPASSLAKRHKLEHAVSMAEVADEATIASDLSSLETDPSIHSEGLPPIASPASPVPVRHGFLRSNIAFFENLKFK